Genomic window (Lycium barbarum isolate Lr01 chromosome 2, ASM1917538v2, whole genome shotgun sequence):
TTTTGCAGTCATCCATGCATTCGATAAATTCAATACTATGTTTTACCCTGTGGGGAGTTCCTCCTTTTTTTTCCTCAGGTGCAATGATGCTGTTAAAATCACCAGTGATTGCCCAGGGGCAGTTCACTTTATGATTGATATCTCTGAGGCTATTCCATAGTTGTTTCCTCCTTCTAGCCTTTGTTTTTGCATAAACAGCTGTAAAACAAAAAACAGTGTTAGTAGGATTGAATTTCATGTCAAAGGTAATTTGTTGTTTATGGTTGGATAGAATAGTGGCATCTATTGTATCCTTCCAAAAACACCAAATTTCCCATTTTTATTCGCAACAGCATTTTTGAAACCAAGTTTTCTTCTGTAAAAATCTAGCCTATCAACTTTAACAAAAGGCTCCTGGATAGTCACCAGGTGAACTTTGTTTAAGTTGAAAAGTTTAGTGAGTCTTTCAAAAGATTTTTTAGATTTAACACCCTTAATGTTCCAATTTATAATGTTAAACATAAAAGGATTATAGGGGGGTGAGATCAATTTTTAACATCCTTCACTCTGCTTGCAGAGTGACCAATGTTAGTATGTTGTTTCTTTTTCCTTGCTTTGGATCTTCCTCTTGGTGAAAGTCCCTCTTTCTCTGTGATATTATCAACCTCCGTGCTAACAGCATCGTTTGATTCTGTTTGGCGTGATGTGAAGGTTTCAATGAGCTTGGAAGCTATTTCATCCTTCTTTGTTTCCAACTCGGAGCTTGAGGCACTTTGGTTCTTTTTTCCTTTGTTTCCTGCTCCATTTTCCTCATTGTTGTCAATGTTTAAATTGATAGTAATGGTTCCTCCCTTTTGTTGATGCTGTCCCATTTTGTTTTTGTCCTTTGCTCCTACATTTTCTTCATCCTGGTGTTGTTCTACCTCTTGGATTGGCTCTTGACTTTGCTCACGACTGTTGTGCTCTGGATATGTACTGTTATGATTATGCTGCTTGCTACTAGAAACAGCAGTCTTGTTGATTTCAAGGTCTTTTGATTCCTCCACTTTGCTTTCCTCATCCGGTTGAGCTTGGGGATATAAATCTTCATCTATCTCAACATGAGGGTTGTTTTCTTCTTGCTGACTACTGTCCTGGtgcttttttgttttttctcctTGATCTTGCTTACATTTTCCATCGGCTCTTTGAAGCTAGTAATATTCTGCACTTTCAGGTTTCTCGCTTCTTTTCTCttcttattcttttttttctttgcatGTTCCCTTATGTTTGCCATAGTAAGAACTTTATTTTTACTCTTTACTTCGTCCATCATTCCTATAGGTTTAAGAACCTCCTCTTGTTCCTTGCTGTTTACTGGGACAGCCTTTGTAGCAGCATTTCTAGAGCTATTTGCTGGTGTAGTTGGGTTTTTTTCTTCTTGGAAATCCACGTTGGTACTGTCACTTCCAGATTCCTTTTTATTTGGTTTCTCCTCAGCTTTGGCCTCAGTTTCTTCCTGCAAATTTTCTTTGGCcaccttctttttttctttcagcTTTTCCCACACTCTACATTGAGCAATGTTATGTCCCAATATCATACAATGTTTGAAAAACTTAGGGACTCCTTCATAATCGAGTTTCTGATAGAAACCTTTGAGAGGGGTGTTCAGGTTTTCTAGACCAATCCAGATTTGGTTTAATAAAGGTTTAGTTAAGTCAACCTCGACTCTAACCTTAGCCAAGCTTGGTCTAGCCCGGGTCTCTGTAGCTTTATCGAATGATAGAGGTATCCCTACTGGGCTCAAATTTTGTTTGACATAGTGCCATAAGTGGCAATGGAATGGTAAATTATGTAAAAGAACCCAGACCGGCACCACTGGTGAGTCCTCATTAGGAGAGAAATCTGGTGACCATTTTTGGAATCACATGACCATTCCATCCACCTCAATGGATCGTTTAAACCAAACAGTTTGGTGGTCCTCCTCATTCTTAACATCTATAAAAACAGTTCGATAATCAAAAGCACCTACCGTCACTTCTCAGTTAACCTTGATTTTTTCATCAAATACCGAACGTATTCTTTCAATTTGAGGTTGAGTTCTAAGGAACTTACCTATAATAGTGTACTTACACTTTTCATCCATAACTCCATAGAAATCAGAGGATTGGAAAACGACCGCCGGAACTTCATTACGCGCGGTGACTTTGGTTCGCACCGTCGGGTCGCCCAGTCTCCTTccgatgggtttgggttttgcaGGAACAATTAGGGCAGAGGCATAATCAGGTTTTAGGGAAATTTCTTCCCCTGTTGGGTTCGCAGAGCTAATAGGAGCAGTTATCTCCCTAGGACGCGCCGGTTGAGGGCCTGTCGGCGTCCCCATCGGCTGGTGCGTGAGCACCACTCGCCCAAAAGAGGGGAAAGTTTATCGTTAGATGTTACCGTTTGGTGGAAAGTACGGAGAGCGTTTTAACTTTTACAGCTTGGTTTTTGCAAGGTTGTTTGCTCATATAATTGTTGCTTAATTGATCATGGTTGATAATATTATTGGCATTCACATTCATGGTTGCATAGTGATGATCATGAAGATCACTATGATTCATGATATTTTGCTTCTCCTCATGAATCCCACTAAATTAAACACCATCACCATCGCAAATTAATCGCGATTCTTGGCCTAAATTGCTAGTCATGAACTTCATGTTTATCATGCTTGAAAACTCGAATGGTGGAGTGACAAGCACTGCTTCTTGATGATGACGATCATTAGGCaatattaaatcatcattagaAGGCAGTTCAAGATTCTGGTGGCCCTCCGGTTGTGATGCCTTGGAATTATTACTATTCAAGAAATTTACATAGACTAAAGCAAGATCAATGCTTGAACCGTGATGATCATGATCCAATGAATTACTAGTGGATCGATGATGATAAATATTAGAGGGATTTAAAACAACTTCATGTCCCAAATTTCTTGAAATAAGGCCATGTTGTTGATGATGAATTGTACTAGAAGAAGACTTACCTCTCCTGCTTTTTCTGCAGCCACCACCAACAGGAACATTACTTAAAGAACCACCTTTAGTCCAATACCTTCTACAACCTTTGCAAAAATATCTAGGTTGTGTCAAACTATAGTTGTTATAGTAACAAAATTTTGTATTTGTGGAACCACAACGAGGGCATGTTGGGGCTAACTCAGCATTGGGTTTCCATATCCCTCTTTCCATCTAATATTAAGACAAGATTAATATTCTTGCATAGTAGGAACAAGCTTCTTCTTCTACTTCTTCCAAATCTTCCTCCTTTGAATATCATTGCTCTTTGAGCTGCCAGCAAATGAAGTGAAAAATGTTGACCATAGGACTATATTTTCTTGAAATATATATGCTCTCCTTCATCTGTACCAATTTTTGTGGTATAGTTTGACTCACAAGCATAGAATTAACACCAAACGTCACTCTCCGGCGGTTAATCCAATCATGGTGCACTCTCAATGCTTCCCATGGCATCGAAAGGTTCCCTACACCGAGGCCTCCGGTCTGCAAACCCCAGATCATAAAGCTCCTCAAAGAAGCGAAATTGCCTAAAATGCAAATGAAATCTCTCAAGACCCTTAGATCCATCACTTCTGAGAACGACGCTAACAAACGCTGCATGGAATCTGCAAGGGCAGCAGAGTTCTTATCCTCTCTTATAAATGATCCGAATGAATTATCGGATGAAGTGGGTTTCACAAGTACTAAACACGAAGCGCTAAGCATCCTTTACCAACTCAAATTGTCTGAACATGGATTGAGGTCACTCATCATGAGTGTAAATGGCGAGTTCATCGAGTCGTTGACACGTGTCATGCAACGGGGGAGCTACGAGTCTAGGACTTACGCGGTGATGCTAATGAAAGACATGTTCGAAGCATCCGCACCAACTCTAATTTTGAGCTTGAAGCAAGAATTCTTCACTCAAGTGATTCAAGTCTTGAAGGATGAGATCTCTCCAAAGGCAACTAAAGCATCATTGCAAGTGCTAGTGCAAGCGTGTCCGTTTGGGACGAACAGAGGGAAAGCAGCAGAAGcagttagggttttggtggatCTTCTGCTCGATTCATCGGAGAAAAGGGCTTGTGAATTGATGCTAATTTTGTTGGATCAAATTTGTCAGACTGCAGAAGGTCGAGCTGAACTATTGAACCATGCCGGAGAATTATCCATTGTTTCCAAGAAAATCCTTAGGGTTTCTAAAATAGGGAGTGAAAGAGCTATCAAGATTTTATATTCAATCTCGAAGTTTTCAGCAACACCAAGTGTTGTTCAAGAGATGTTGAGTTTGGGTGTGGTGGCAAAGCTTTGTTTGATACTTCAAGTTGATTGTGGCAGTAAGGCTAAGGATAGAGCTAGAGAAATTCTCAAATTTCATGCTAAGGCATGGAGGAATTCTCCTTGTATACCTATGAATCTATTATCTTCATATCCATTTTAGGAATTAGAATGAAAAGAGCAAAAATTGCTTAGGCAGAAATAGTAATTgatttttgtgtacataatttaTTCTTTTCAGAAATTAGAAAAACAATTTGGACAAAATAGTCCATGAAATTTAATTGTTCATATCCATCTTCAACATTGTGATTAATTCGTTAGAAAGTAGAATTAAAGTTTTTGTCAGTTTATGCTCTACCATCTCCTAATTATTTTCGTatctgaactttttttttttttggtaatggaCCTCTTA
Coding sequences:
- the LOC132624699 gene encoding E3 ubiquitin-protein ligase PUB22-like, which codes for LTSIELTPNVTLRRLIQSWCTLNASHGIERFPTPRPPVCKPQIIKLLKEAKLPKMQMKSLKTLRSITSENDANKRCMESARAAEFLSSLINDPNELSDEVGFTSTKHEALSILYQLKLSEHGLRSLIMSVNGEFIESLTRVMQRGSYESRTYAVMLMKDMFEASAPTLILSLKQEFFTQVIQVLKDEISPKATKASLQVLVQACPFGTNRGKAAEAVRVLVDLLLDSSEKRACELMLILLDQICQTAEGRAELLNHAGELSIVSKKILRVSKIGSERAIKILYSISKFSATPSVVQEMLSLGVVAKLCLILQVDCGSKAKDRAREILKFHAKAWRNSPCIPMNLLSSYPF
- the LOC132624689 gene encoding dof zinc finger protein DOF3.5-like; amino-acid sequence: MERGIWKPNAELAPTCPRCGSTNTKFCYYNNYSLTQPRYFCKGCRRYWTKGGSLSNVPVGGGCRKSRRGKSSSSTIHHQQHGLISRNLGHEVVLNPSNIYHHRSTSNSLDHDHHGSSIDLALVYVNFLNSNNSKASQPEGHQNLELPSNDDLILPNDRHHQEAVLVTPPFEFSSMINMKFMTSNLGQESRLICDGDGV